A segment of the Prochlorococcus marinus CUG1416 genome:
TTCCATGTTGCATAGATGCCCTATTTATCTTAAAAAGTATATTGTCCTTTAGATAAAAAGACATATCAATAAATTGGAGCTGTGACAAATTTGATAGCGAATTAAATTTTTCAAAAGATTTGTAAAAACAGCCAAAATCAAATTGCTCTTGTTTATTTAATAAAATCTTATCAATGATTTTGTTTGGCCAAACTTGATGTTGATGAATAAAGATAGATTTATCTAAATCCTTATTTTCAAGAAATATATCTGCGATTTTTGAAAATCTATTTATGTCAATCTTATTTGAAATCCTAAAAAATTCATCTGGAAGAAAGTTTAACTTGGAAAAATATTTGTAAAATTTAAAATTTTCTAAATACTTTGTATATCCGCCAAAGCCTTCATCTCCTCCGTCAGCAGAAATTGCCACTTTAAATTGATTTGAAATAGTGCTGCACAATAATGTTGTTGGAATAATAGAAGTATCAATAAAAGGTTGATCTAGATTTTTCATTATTTCTAAAATCTTATCCTGCATAGCAACCTCACTGAATTTTATTATTTCGTGCCTTAAATTTAATATTCTGCAAGTTTCTGATGCAATTTTAGATTCATCAAATTTTGGAGTGTTATCAAATGCAATAGTAAAACATGGTAACTTAATACCTAATTTTTCAGAATATATCCACGCTAGAAGATTGGAATCAATTCCTCCACTTAGTAGTAATGAAATTGGTACATCTGCAAGAAGTCTTTTTTTACATGCATTTTCTAAGATATTTAAGAAATAATTCTCGGAAAAATTTACATTATTGTTTTTAATAACTTTAGGAATAATTGATTTTTCGATATCAAATCTTATAATCTTTTTTTTATGATTTAAAGAATAATCTTTATTCAAATATAACTTTTTATAGGTTCCTGGTAATAATTGATTTATTCCAAGAAAAGGAGACTTTATATGGGGGAAAAATCCAAACCTTAAATAAGATCCTAGACTTTCTGGATTCAAACTATTACTAATTGCAGGATTTAAAGTTATGGCCTCACTTGTAGAAGAAAAAATTGGATATTTATTATTTTCATAAGCATAATAAAGAGGCTTCACACCAAAACAATCTCTCCCACATGAAACATAAAATTTAGAAGAACAAAAATAGACAAAGGAAAAGAAACCTTTAAATTTATGTATATATTTTTCAATCAAATCATTATCTAATAAAAAACTTAAAAATTTTGTATCTGAATTAATATTTTTTTCTAATAAATCATTTGGTATTAATTTCAAGATTTCCTTCCAATTAAAAATTTCCCCATTGAAAACTAAAATATTATTACCACCTGATACGAAAGGCTGATTTGATTCATAAGTTAGATCTTGAATAGCAAGCCTAGAATGATATGCAGTACATCCTTGATTCCTTATAATGTTTTGAAAATCAGGCCCTCCATTTTTAAAAAAAGAGTCTAGTTTTAACTTTAAAAATTCTTTCCTAATATTTGCAACACTTGATTCCTTACCTATTGATATCCAGAAACGACACATGGTAAGTTTTAAAATTGAACATAAAGGTATTATATTTAATAAAAAGAAAAAATTCTTTTTTAGAAATAATTTAATTCAATTTTGAAAACTATAAATTTAAAAATCAAATTACTAATATGATTCCTTTCAGTTCGATATCATAAAAATTCAAAATCTTATTAAGATTTATAGCATCTTTTATTTGTAAATTATCTAAAGATGTGATCAAAAAAAGTAACTTATTTTTATCCTTATTACTAATTTTATTAATTTCCGAAAATTCAATCTTAAGATTAATCTTAAGATCAGTTAAAAAACTCTCAATAAAATTTAAATCTTTATTTCTCATAATATTTAAATTTATTAGATTTATATCTTTAGTTTGAGAAGATTTTATTTTTTCTTGCAAAAGTATTGATTCAAAATTACTTTTTGACTTAATACTTATAATTTCAGTTCCCATTATTTCTTCCAAAACTTTCTTTTCATAAATAAATCCAGATTTTTTTTCCTTATAAGAGGAAAAAAAGGATCCTCCAATAATTCCAAATATTAATCCAAAAGTGGCATATTTTCTTCTGCTTGGTGCAACTGGATCCAAGAGTAAAGATGGTTCGGTAATTAACTGCCAAGGATCCTGCATTCTTGACATATCTAACTCAACCAATATTAACTGATTCTCAAGATTAATAAGTGTATTTTCATCTCTAAGAGCCTCTCTAATTAACTCCTTATATTTTAATAAAACCCCTTTAGGCCTTTTAGCAGCCTCTAATTGAACCTCTGCATCAATTTTTTCTGCTTTAAGAAATCCAATTGTTCGCTCTACTAAAAATTTATTCATAAATTCTTTGCGCTCTTTTAAATTTTTTAAATAAGGATCTTCATCAGTGAAAAGTACCTGTTTTTCCACAATTTGTTCTTCGATTTCCCATAACTTATCTTGGATTCCCTCATCATCAAGGGGTTTTAATGTTGAGCTTATATATTTAATTTGATCAACATCTTCTCCCATCTCTTCAATTTTCTTTAGTTGTAAATCAATTTTCCTTATTTTATTCTTCAATTGAACACGTATATTTTCAATTTCAATATTTGATATTGGAAGATTCTTATTAGATAGTTTGGAACCTTCAAAATTATTTTTATTTAAATTTTCTTCAATATAAAGCATAAGATCTTGATCAATTGCAAATTCCTGGGCTGATTTTAAAGAGTTAGAACTTTTTTCTTTATAAAGTAGAATTTGTTTTTTAAGAAAATCTCTTGAAAATTCTAATTTGCGTTTTTTACTTCTCCCCGCA
Coding sequences within it:
- the asnB gene encoding asparagine synthase (glutamine-hydrolyzing) — protein: MCRFWISIGKESSVANIRKEFLKLKLDSFFKNGGPDFQNIIRNQGCTAYHSRLAIQDLTYESNQPFVSGGNNILVFNGEIFNWKEILKLIPNDLLEKNINSDTKFLSFLLDNDLIEKYIHKFKGFFSFVYFCSSKFYVSCGRDCFGVKPLYYAYENNKYPIFSSTSEAITLNPAISNSLNPESLGSYLRFGFFPHIKSPFLGINQLLPGTYKKLYLNKDYSLNHKKKIIRFDIEKSIIPKVIKNNNVNFSENYFLNILENACKKRLLADVPISLLLSGGIDSNLLAWIYSEKLGIKLPCFTIAFDNTPKFDESKIASETCRILNLRHEIIKFSEVAMQDKILEIMKNLDQPFIDTSIIPTTLLCSTISNQFKVAISADGGDEGFGGYTKYLENFKFYKYFSKLNFLPDEFFRISNKIDINRFSKIADIFLENKDLDKSIFIHQHQVWPNKIIDKILLNKQEQFDFGCFYKSFEKFNSLSNLSQLQFIDMSFYLKDNILFKINRASMQHGIELREPLLDQDLITYGLSLRSEDKISRKKGKICLRKMLSDKLPHVQNIKKKGFGVPISTVKSFLENREFDIDNLDLSSNLWSVFDRSFVKSLLSKNNLSITQRWHIQSLILWCYLKKI
- a CDS encoding GumC family protein, whose protein sequence is MKVNKEIDNNENLDLDKDQINISYLFNFFFRNKKVIGLAGILLFIFASLFSLTKKRVWQGEFQIVLNNDKSANLELGINSALEKISGLNRASKDLKTEVGILESPSVLLPIFDFINSQKQIKSKKGYLDFADWKKNNLKIELKKGTSILDISYRDKDKDLIIPFLTKMSETYQAYAGRSKKRKLEFSRDFLKKQILLYKEKSSNSLKSAQEFAIDQDLMLYIEENLNKNNFEGSKLSNKNLPISNIEIENIRVQLKNKIRKIDLQLKKIEEMGEDVDQIKYISSTLKPLDDEGIQDKLWEIEEQIVEKQVLFTDEDPYLKNLKERKEFMNKFLVERTIGFLKAEKIDAEVQLEAAKRPKGVLLKYKELIREALRDENTLINLENQLILVELDMSRMQDPWQLITEPSLLLDPVAPSRRKYATFGLIFGIIGGSFFSSYKEKKSGFIYEKKVLEEIMGTEIISIKSKSNFESILLQEKIKSSQTKDINLINLNIMRNKDLNFIESFLTDLKINLKIEFSEINKISNKDKNKLLFLITSLDNLQIKDAINLNKILNFYDIELKGIILVI